From a single Nostoc edaphicum CCNP1411 genomic region:
- a CDS encoding BrnA antitoxin family protein has protein sequence MSDKNLRNTSRTNWTALESMNDEEIDYSDIPPLTEDFFQKATLRVPAPQAQQLVQIEPDILEWFQAQSGEYKTLINSVLRRYIKNCDEHRAV, from the coding sequence ATGAGCGACAAAAACTTGAGAAATACCTCTCGTACTAACTGGACAGCATTGGAGTCAATGAACGATGAAGAAATTGACTACTCTGATATTCCACCATTGACAGAAGATTTTTTTCAGAAAGCTACTCTCCGAGTTCCCGCACCTCAAGCACAGCAATTGGTACAGATTGAGCCAGATATACTAGAGTGGTTTCAAGCTCAAAGCGGAGAATATAAAACCTTAATCAACTCTGTTTTACGTCGTTACATCAAAAACTGCGACGAACACAGAGCAGTGTAA
- a CDS encoding BrnT family toxin, which yields MTNEYPEITNAYPEITNEYPEITNEYPEIANEYPEITNAYPEITNEYPEIELDDCFDYGEDRWFGIGFLGNGVAVVVWTERKNNVIRIISARRANRYERQKLEKYLSY from the coding sequence ATAACAAATGAGTATCCCGAAATAACAAATGCGTACCCCGAAATAACAAATGAGTACCCCGAAATAACAAATGAGTACCCCGAAATAGCAAATGAGTATCCCGAAATAACAAATGCGTACCCCGAAATAACAAATGAGTATCCCGAAATTGAGTTAGATGATTGTTTTGATTACGGAGAAGACCGTTGGTTCGGTATAGGTTTTCTCGGCAACGGTGTAGCCGTTGTAGTTTGGACAGAACGCAAAAATAATGTGATTCGGATCATTTCAGCACGAAGGGCAAATCGGTATGAGCGACAAAAACTTGAGAAATACCTCTCGTACTAA
- a CDS encoding DUF3493 domain-containing protein, giving the protein MINQNSKNRLNPKQYASLKAEIAAPYRGLRQFIYIAFGASGSIGAFIFFFQVLAGRNVESALPSLALQVAIVALMVFLWRWEQRRQPSPQSGKNPNS; this is encoded by the coding sequence ATGATAAACCAAAATTCCAAAAATCGTCTTAACCCTAAACAATATGCCAGCCTTAAAGCAGAAATAGCCGCTCCTTATCGTGGCTTACGACAATTTATCTATATTGCTTTCGGTGCTTCTGGCTCCATTGGCGCATTTATCTTTTTTTTCCAAGTGCTTGCCGGGCGCAATGTTGAGAGCGCTTTGCCTAGTTTAGCTCTCCAAGTAGCGATCGTTGCCCTAATGGTCTTCCTCTGGCGCTGGGAACAGCGGCGGCAACCAAGCCCCCAGTCGGGTAAAAATCCTAATTCCTGA